A part of Paenibacillus donghaensis genomic DNA contains:
- a CDS encoding aspartate aminotransferase family protein: MKTELFIGRTQVEAKRQQYFYPCTQHFYRNSPQLVRGSMQYVYDELGKEYTDFFAGVSVVACGHCNPAITSRTIAQLQQLQHTTTVYLTQPAVDLAERLEEVLPGDLRRTFFVNSGSEANEGALLLARMHTGRKGFIALESGLHGRTNLTMSVTGLPMWRTDKYLDKDVVFIPRPYQEDLSLEEAASLSLESLERVLEEKGHTIAAMIVEPIQGNGGMIMPAPDYFRQVKVLLERYGVLLIADEIQTGFGRTGRMFAMEHYGVTADIVSMAKALGNGVPVAAFATTDEIALSLNRPSASTFGGNPVSAATALAVLDYIRDQQLPERAAQLGERLKAGLLELQQRYPAVISHVRGTGLMLGAELSGASADQAAQLTDRVLEAMKDHGYLIGKNGIGRNVLAFQPPLIITEADIDGMLGVLDSVLAEEDKTDGPL, from the coding sequence ATGAAAACTGAACTCTTTATCGGGCGCACGCAGGTTGAGGCGAAGCGGCAGCAATATTTCTATCCTTGTACACAGCATTTCTACCGCAATTCTCCCCAGCTGGTGCGCGGCTCCATGCAATATGTATATGATGAGCTGGGAAAAGAGTACACCGACTTCTTCGCCGGTGTCTCCGTGGTCGCCTGCGGTCACTGCAATCCGGCTATTACCTCGCGGACAATCGCGCAGCTGCAGCAGCTGCAGCATACCACAACCGTCTATCTGACCCAGCCTGCCGTAGATCTGGCAGAGCGGCTGGAAGAGGTGCTGCCGGGTGATCTGCGACGGACCTTTTTCGTAAACAGCGGCTCTGAGGCCAATGAAGGCGCGCTGCTGCTGGCCCGGATGCATACCGGCCGCAAAGGCTTCATTGCCCTGGAGAGCGGTCTGCACGGACGGACCAATCTGACCATGAGCGTAACCGGCCTGCCGATGTGGCGGACCGATAAATATCTGGATAAGGACGTGGTGTTTATCCCGCGGCCGTACCAGGAGGATCTAAGCCTGGAGGAAGCAGCTTCCTTGTCGCTGGAATCACTGGAGCGGGTGCTTGAAGAGAAGGGCCATACGATCGCAGCCATGATTGTAGAGCCGATCCAGGGCAATGGCGGAATGATTATGCCTGCGCCGGATTACTTCCGGCAGGTCAAGGTGCTGCTGGAAAGATACGGCGTGCTGCTGATTGCCGATGAGATTCAGACCGGCTTCGGCCGGACCGGCCGGATGTTCGCCATGGAGCATTACGGCGTGACCGCCGATATCGTCAGCATGGCCAAAGCGCTGGGCAATGGGGTACCGGTAGCGGCCTTTGCCACCACGGACGAGATTGCGCTCTCGCTGAACCGGCCTTCCGCTTCGACCTTTGGTGGCAATCCCGTATCAGCGGCCACAGCACTGGCTGTGCTGGATTATATCCGCGATCAGCAGCTGCCGGAACGGGCAGCACAGCTCGGAGAGCGACTGAAAGCCGGACTGCTGGAACTTCAGCAGCGTTATCCGGCAGTAATCTCCCATGTGCGCGGAACGGGTCTGATGCTGGGTGCCGAGCTGTCCGGGGCGTCCGCTGATCAAGCGGCTCAGCTCACGGACCGGGTGCTGGAAGCGATGAAGGATCACGGATACCTGATCGGCAAAAACGGAATAGGACGCAACGTGCTGGCCTTCCAGCCTCCTCTGATCATTACGGAAGCCGATATTGACGGTATGCTGGGCGTACTGGATTCGGTTCTGGCGGAGGAGGACAAGACAGATGGTCCTCTATAA
- a CDS encoding peptidase U32 family protein — MARYFNGKEVELLAPAGTFEIFKEVIASGCDAVYFGGPVLNMRMMRKGYNLSHEEIVQALDIAHRLDKKVYITVNNLFSEEDVEEAKEYLRFLDGVRPDALIVQDMAVLELIRELDLTLSVHASVMMNVHNLEMIHALGELGVSRVVTSREMDLQTAKLLGQRSGMELEYFIHGDMCSVHGANCYFSSQVFGMSSNRGKCMKPCRWDYRIKKDGYVFPAEYPLAVKDMSMYEHLPELIESGITSFKIEGRMRDKEFIVSLVNSYGAAIDRYIADPIGFDRTVDSKALYRSRKRDFSTAYAFGKPGLSNINRRYEGTGKFYSTGKVFSTPTAERELSEQRVAELRERLSRDRRVGQHKPELAVRVNNMEQARLVLELGVENLYLPGDVFEPDRPFSKADIQELGERKGETKLYLGMPRMMTELHFDQYDQLLSGERLPIDGLLVTNLGAIRRYRTSGYPMIGDASLNVYNHLSAALYTGLGVERLTVSPEMTMEHFAEFTAHYDGPLEVVVHGTPALMYMEHDLYENTEVMEPIAEEDNLYAPRGVLVLKTDKGENPVYRDQHGRCHLLFAKELCFLPMLGEMSGRGISSFRIEAATYTVDQLEQIIKAYQHKLDGGAEEKDLLGGMKPLYAGYTLGALQFN, encoded by the coding sequence ATGGCACGTTATTTTAATGGTAAAGAGGTTGAATTGCTCGCTCCGGCGGGGACATTTGAAATCTTCAAAGAAGTGATTGCTTCCGGTTGTGATGCGGTCTATTTCGGCGGTCCGGTGCTAAATATGCGGATGATGCGCAAGGGTTACAACCTTTCTCATGAGGAAATTGTCCAGGCCCTAGATATAGCTCATCGGCTGGACAAAAAGGTATATATCACCGTCAACAACCTCTTCAGCGAAGAGGATGTGGAAGAAGCCAAGGAATATCTGCGTTTCCTGGACGGGGTGCGTCCGGATGCGCTGATTGTGCAGGATATGGCTGTACTGGAGCTGATCCGTGAGCTGGATCTCACCCTGTCTGTGCATGCTTCGGTGATGATGAACGTGCACAACCTGGAGATGATTCATGCGCTTGGGGAGCTTGGCGTCAGCCGGGTAGTCACCTCGCGTGAAATGGATCTGCAGACTGCGAAGCTGCTGGGACAGCGCAGCGGCATGGAGCTGGAATATTTCATTCATGGGGATATGTGCTCGGTGCACGGGGCGAATTGCTACTTCAGCTCCCAGGTCTTCGGCATGAGCAGCAACCGGGGCAAATGTATGAAGCCTTGCCGCTGGGATTACCGGATCAAGAAGGACGGGTATGTCTTCCCAGCCGAATATCCGCTGGCTGTCAAAGATATGTCTATGTATGAGCATCTGCCTGAGCTGATTGAGTCGGGAATTACCTCATTCAAAATCGAAGGCCGGATGCGGGATAAAGAATTTATTGTATCACTGGTGAACAGCTACGGCGCTGCAATTGACCGTTACATCGCAGACCCGATCGGATTCGATCGTACAGTGGATTCCAAGGCCTTGTACCGCAGCCGGAAACGCGATTTCTCCACAGCGTATGCTTTTGGCAAACCGGGATTGTCCAATATTAACCGCCGTTATGAGGGGACAGGCAAATTCTACAGTACAGGCAAGGTATTCAGTACACCGACCGCAGAGCGGGAGCTATCAGAGCAGCGTGTGGCGGAACTGCGGGAACGGCTGTCACGGGACAGACGTGTAGGGCAGCATAAGCCGGAGCTTGCCGTACGTGTGAACAACATGGAGCAGGCGCGACTGGTGCTGGAGCTGGGCGTGGAGAATCTGTATCTGCCAGGCGATGTGTTTGAGCCGGACCGTCCGTTCTCGAAGGCGGATATTCAGGAGCTGGGTGAGCGTAAGGGCGAGACCAAACTGTACCTTGGCATGCCGCGGATGATGACAGAGCTGCATTTTGACCAATATGATCAGCTGCTGAGCGGAGAACGCCTGCCGATTGACGGACTGCTGGTGACCAATCTGGGGGCAATCCGCCGCTATAGAACCTCGGGATATCCGATGATAGGCGATGCCAGCCTTAACGTATACAACCATCTTTCAGCTGCACTCTATACAGGCCTGGGAGTAGAGCGGCTTACAGTATCACCGGAAATGACGATGGAGCACTTTGCCGAGTTCACCGCCCATTATGACGGTCCGCTGGAGGTTGTTGTTCATGGCACACCAGCGCTGATGTACATGGAGCATGACCTGTATGAGAACACCGAAGTGATGGAGCCGATTGCCGAAGAGGACAACCTGTATGCTCCGAGAGGAGTGCTGGTACTGAAGACCGACAAAGGTGAGAATCCCGTATACCGTGACCAGCATGGCCGCTGCCATCTGCTGTTTGCCAAGGAGTTATGCTTCCTGCCGATGCTGGGAGAGATGAGTGGGCGGGGGATATCCAGCTTCCGGATTGAAGCGGCTACCTATACCGTGGATCAGCTGGAACAGATCATCAAAGCGTATCAGCACAAGCTGGACGGTGGTGCGGAAGAGAAAGACCTGCTGGGTGGAATGAAACCTCTGTACGCAGGATATACGCTGGGCGCATTGCAATTCAATTAA